Proteins encoded in a region of the Mucispirillum schaedleri ASF457 genome:
- a CDS encoding glycosyltransferase family 2 protein has product MKDNIELSVIIPVYNAGKYLKQCIDSLVMQSLNEMEIIFVNDCSPCSDDEELIKNYMKKDGRIKYYKHEKNKGTAGAINTGLENCAGKYITIVGNDDYLLDNKCYEYLVDVANKSNADVTGFGAYSFNDGNDKEKTQIYKNSYYKKAKKVNPDYFPSEVTWNKLFKTESIKKNNLIFNTNAKYEDIEFWYRYVITVNPVMLYIDKNYYMYRQRANSVMSTPSNYIKRFDVYKMIYNFIKENNKEKEYRNNIIKWLNYPEQYENFTDEIKDIYRQQTIEFMKEININAEEIFNTLDMRIFKLFFSNNYIADKYSEVIENYKAVKYKYTKVNIFFHKLKREIKRIAAKFRG; this is encoded by the coding sequence ATGAAAGATAATATAGAATTATCAGTAATAATACCTGTATATAATGCAGGAAAATATTTGAAACAGTGTATAGATAGCCTTGTAATGCAGTCTTTAAATGAAATGGAGATAATATTTGTAAATGACTGTTCTCCATGCAGCGATGATGAAGAGCTTATTAAAAATTATATGAAAAAAGATGGCAGAATAAAATATTACAAGCATGAGAAAAACAAAGGCACTGCCGGAGCAATTAATACAGGACTTGAAAATTGTGCTGGAAAATATATTACAATTGTAGGAAATGATGATTATCTGCTTGATAATAAATGCTATGAATATCTTGTTGATGTGGCAAATAAGAGCAATGCAGATGTAACAGGATTTGGTGCATATTCTTTTAATGACGGAAATGATAAGGAAAAAACACAGATATACAAAAATTCATACTATAAAAAAGCAAAGAAAGTTAACCCTGATTATTTCCCATCAGAAGTTACATGGAATAAGCTTTTTAAAACTGAAAGCATAAAAAAAAATAACCTTATATTTAATACAAATGCAAAATATGAAGATATAGAGTTTTGGTATAGATATGTAATTACAGTAAATCCAGTTATGCTGTATATTGATAAAAATTACTATATGTATAGGCAGAGAGCAAATTCTGTGATGTCTACACCGTCAAATTATATTAAAAGATTTGATGTATATAAAATGATATATAATTTTATCAAAGAAAATAATAAAGAAAAAGAATACAGAAATAATATTATCAAATGGCTTAATTATCCAGAACAGTATGAAAACTTTACTGATGAAATAAAAGATATATACAGACAGCAGACAATAGAATTTATGAAAGAAATAAATATAAATGCTGAAGAAATATTTAATACCCTTGATATGAGAATATTCAAACTGTTTTTTAGTAATAACTATATTGCAGATAAATACAGCGAAGTAATAGAAAATTATAAAGCAGTAAAATATAAATATACAAAAGTAAATATATTTTTCCATAAATTAAAAAGAGAAATAAAAAGAATTGCAGCAAAGTTTAGGGGATAA
- a CDS encoding rhamnan synthesis F family protein gives MKRICLFAGFNINGIIEDYVLYYLQELSKISDIYYLADNKIMPKEFEKITPYVKGAYGYKHGKYDFGSWQELINKISWEKIAEYDELILTNDSVFGPLYDLQEFIESIEKDKEWDLCGINTAYDFHTWHLSSYFLVFRKNGFLSETFKEHINSIEKENSVKKVIEKYEIGLSKKMVEAGFNVKNAVKFRKNIYISWRSFFTAGSPLIKRKIFNDELFLICRTLNWESFFKKHTKYNTSFLYTYVNQFKSRFRIFRLINNKIFWQYAGKGIIKIIWTKERKLIRLFGIYLLNIYNYDSNKIKLVEY, from the coding sequence GTGAAACGAATTTGTCTTTTTGCTGGTTTTAATATTAATGGTATAATAGAAGATTATGTTCTTTATTATTTGCAGGAACTTTCCAAAATATCAGATATATACTATTTAGCAGATAATAAAATAATGCCGAAAGAATTTGAAAAAATTACCCCTTATGTAAAAGGTGCTTATGGATATAAGCATGGCAAATATGATTTTGGTTCATGGCAGGAGTTAATAAATAAAATCAGCTGGGAAAAGATAGCAGAATATGATGAACTAATTTTAACAAATGACAGTGTCTTTGGTCCGTTGTATGATTTACAAGAGTTTATAGAAAGCATTGAAAAAGATAAAGAGTGGGATTTATGCGGCATAAATACTGCTTATGATTTCCATACATGGCATCTAAGCAGTTATTTTTTAGTTTTCAGAAAAAATGGATTTTTGTCAGAAACATTTAAAGAGCATATTAACTCTATAGAAAAAGAAAATTCTGTTAAAAAAGTGATAGAAAAATATGAAATAGGACTTTCAAAAAAAATGGTGGAAGCAGGGTTTAATGTTAAAAATGCAGTAAAATTTAGGAAAAATATATATATTTCATGGCGTAGTTTTTTTACTGCCGGTTCTCCATTGATTAAGCGTAAAATTTTTAATGATGAATTATTTTTAATATGCAGAACATTGAACTGGGAAAGTTTTTTTAAAAAGCATACAAAGTATAATACTTCATTTCTTTATACCTATGTAAACCAGTTTAAAAGCAGGTTTAGAATATTCAGGCTGATAAACAATAAAATTTTCTGGCAGTATGCAGGTAAAGGAATAATTAAAATAATTTGGACAAAGGAAAGAAAACTAATTCGTCTATTTGGAATATATCTGCTTAATATTTATAACTATGACAGCAATAAAATCAAACTGGTGGAGTATTAA
- the meaB gene encoding methylmalonyl Co-A mutase-associated GTPase MeaB — MNEFCSKVFRGDVRASARLMRLVDDRAEGYEEYMKEVWKHTGHAHIIGITGAPGAGKSTMTDKLIAKYRSMGKTVGVVAIDPTSPFSGGAILGDRIRMADHATDEGVFIRSVGTRGHLGGLSVSTMDIVAVMDAMGKDIVIIETVGVGQDEVEIAMVADTCIVVTVPGLGDDIQAIKAGIFEIADIFIVNKADREGVERTVKDLEIMLEMVHQRTTWNVEVLKTVASRDEGIDDVVNTVIKHAEFFDKNIKPKRMEDRLLHVAYGVVREKIVKEIFAEDEIRKLLQSGFDPYSAVEKLWEARQL; from the coding sequence ATGAATGAATTTTGCAGTAAAGTATTTCGTGGAGATGTGCGTGCATCAGCAAGGCTTATGAGATTGGTTGATGACAGGGCAGAAGGTTATGAAGAGTATATGAAAGAAGTATGGAAACACACAGGTCATGCTCATATTATAGGTATAACTGGTGCACCGGGTGCTGGTAAATCTACCATGACAGATAAACTTATTGCAAAATACAGAAGTATGGGTAAAACAGTAGGTGTTGTAGCTATTGACCCTACAAGTCCATTTTCAGGCGGTGCTATACTTGGGGATAGGATAAGAATGGCAGACCATGCAACAGATGAGGGTGTTTTTATCCGCAGTGTTGGAACAAGGGGGCATCTTGGTGGACTTTCTGTATCTACTATGGATATTGTTGCAGTAATGGATGCTATGGGAAAAGACATAGTTATTATTGAAACAGTTGGTGTCGGTCAGGATGAAGTAGAAATAGCAATGGTCGCAGATACCTGCATTGTAGTAACTGTTCCGGGGTTAGGTGATGACATACAGGCAATTAAAGCAGGTATTTTTGAGATAGCAGATATTTTTATTGTTAATAAGGCAGACAGAGAAGGTGTAGAAAGAACTGTTAAAGATTTAGAAATAATGCTTGAAATGGTGCACCAAAGGACTACATGGAATGTGGAAGTGTTAAAAACAGTTGCTTCAAGAGATGAAGGAATAGATGATGTAGTAAATACAGTAATAAAGCATGCAGAATTTTTTGATAAAAATATTAAGCCAAAACGCATGGAAGACAGGCTTCTGCATGTGGCTTATGGAGTAGTCAGGGAAAAAATTGTTAAAGAAATATTTGCAGAAGATGAAATAAGAAAACTTCTGCAAAGCGGCTTTGACCCATATTCAGCAGTAGAAAAATTATGGGAAGCTAGACAGCTGTAA
- a CDS encoding glycosyltransferase family 2 protein, which translates to MDISVIIPSLNGRKYFDEFLSSVIKECESTPYKAEIVIVDDGSEDGSIAYLESTASDILKPYKNIKKGACSARNYAVSKSSGRYLLFLDNDVIIEKGFFEKIVPLFNDSSVGAIACAGYQYDSRKQIDGIKLLKFKRRFFRFTSNILNKNMKEGLNEYLSFGVQGAYFACRKDVFNEVCGISELFEPYLLEETDLMYKILKHGYKILYQPDTKPLHKWGGTIASKVSPRTKYLSVRNKYLFNFIHLHSKKLFIQFILLNIYRIFKSNDRKALKELYSMRKAIMLEREREKNSSVKTDTELLNFSKKYSREIAK; encoded by the coding sequence ATGGATATATCAGTAATTATCCCATCACTAAATGGCAGAAAATATTTTGATGAATTTTTATCATCAGTTATAAAAGAGTGCGAAAGCACACCATATAAAGCAGAAATAGTTATAGTTGATGATGGCTCAGAAGATGGCAGTATAGCTTACTTAGAAAGCACAGCATCAGATATATTAAAGCCTTATAAAAATATTAAAAAAGGAGCTTGTTCTGCCAGAAACTATGCAGTATCAAAATCAAGCGGCAGATATTTATTATTTCTAGATAATGATGTAATTATAGAAAAAGGATTTTTTGAAAAAATTGTTCCATTATTTAATGACAGCAGTGTAGGTGCCATTGCCTGTGCAGGTTATCAGTATGACAGCAGGAAGCAGATAGACGGAATAAAGCTGCTGAAATTTAAAAGAAGGTTTTTCAGATTTACAAGCAATATATTAAATAAAAATATGAAAGAAGGGCTTAATGAATATTTATCCTTTGGTGTTCAGGGTGCTTATTTTGCTTGCAGAAAAGATGTGTTTAATGAAGTATGCGGCATAAGTGAACTATTTGAGCCTTATTTATTAGAAGAAACTGATTTAATGTATAAAATCTTAAAACATGGCTATAAAATATTATACCAGCCAGATACCAAGCCACTGCATAAATGGGGGGGAACAATTGCAAGCAAAGTTTCTCCTAGAACAAAATATCTTTCAGTTAGAAATAAATATCTTTTTAATTTTATACACTTGCATTCTAAAAAATTATTTATACAGTTTATCCTGTTAAATATATATAGAATATTTAAATCAAATGACAGAAAAGCATTAAAAGAGCTTTATTCTATGCGTAAAGCTATAATGCTGGAAAGAGAAAGAGAAAAAAACAGCTCTGTAAAAACTGATACAGAGCTTTTAAACTTTTCAAAAAAATACAGCAGAGAGATAGCTAAATAA
- a CDS encoding DegT/DnrJ/EryC1/StrS family aminotransferase yields the protein MIKFLDLHKINERYRKEIDERIKKVLDSGWYLLGKENDEFCDNFAKFCGTKYAVGVANGFDALRLAVMGLGFKYGDEILVPSNTYIASILAISECGCTPVLVEPDINTYNINPALIEEKITDKTKAIMVVHLYGQTADVSNIKKTADKYNLKIIEDAAQAHGACHNGKKAGNLGDIAGFSFYPGKNLGCLGDGGAVTTNDEELYNKVKALRNYGSHKKYENLYTGLNSRLDEIQAAILDVKLKYLNDDNNYRKKIAKYYIENIKNDKIILPNYSDEHVYHIFAVKTEKRDDLQNYLKENNIETLIHYPIPPHKQVCYKGILGESYSVSEEIHKTILSLPISPVIKMEEAEYVVKVLNNY from the coding sequence ATGATTAAATTTTTAGATTTACACAAAATAAATGAAAGATATAGAAAAGAAATAGATGAAAGAATAAAAAAAGTATTAGACAGCGGCTGGTATCTTTTAGGCAAAGAAAACGATGAGTTTTGCGATAATTTTGCAAAATTCTGCGGCACAAAATATGCTGTTGGTGTTGCAAACGGATTTGATGCATTAAGGCTTGCTGTTATGGGTTTAGGTTTTAAATATGGTGACGAAATACTTGTGCCGTCAAATACATATATTGCTTCTATACTTGCCATATCAGAATGCGGCTGCACTCCAGTTTTAGTTGAGCCTGATATTAATACATATAATATTAACCCTGCTTTAATAGAAGAGAAAATTACAGATAAAACAAAAGCAATAATGGTTGTTCATTTATATGGTCAAACTGCTGATGTATCAAATATTAAAAAAACAGCAGATAAATATAATTTAAAAATAATAGAAGATGCAGCACAGGCTCATGGAGCATGTCATAATGGTAAAAAGGCAGGTAATCTTGGCGATATTGCAGGCTTTTCATTTTATCCGGGTAAAAATTTAGGCTGTTTAGGTGATGGTGGTGCGGTTACTACAAATGATGAAGAACTTTATAATAAAGTGAAAGCATTGAGAAACTACGGCTCACATAAAAAATATGAAAATTTATATACAGGCTTAAATTCCCGATTAGATGAAATTCAAGCTGCAATATTAGATGTAAAACTTAAATATTTAAATGATGATAATAATTATAGAAAAAAAATTGCAAAATATTATATAGAAAACATTAAAAATGATAAAATAATACTTCCAAACTACAGCGATGAACATGTTTATCATATTTTTGCTGTCAAAACAGAAAAAAGGGATGATTTGCAAAATTATCTTAAAGAAAACAATATAGAAACATTAATACATTATCCTATTCCACCACATAAGCAGGTTTGTTATAAGGGAATACTGGGTGAAAGCTATTCTGTAAGTGAAGAAATACATAAAACAATTTTAAGCCTGCCAATCTCTCCAGTAATTAAAATGGAAGAAGCAGAATATGTAGTAAAAGTTTTAAACAATTATTAA
- a CDS encoding cobalamin B12-binding domain-containing protein — protein MSKIRVLIAKPGLDGHDRGAKVVARSLRDAGYEVIYTGLRQTPEAIVATAVQEDVDAIGLSILSGAHNTVFPRIIELLKEKDASDIVVFGGGVIPETDIPGLLEAGVAHIFTPGTPTDETVKFLEENVKPKSIA, from the coding sequence ATGTCTAAAATAAGAGTATTAATCGCAAAACCAGGTCTTGATGGTCATGACAGAGGTGCAAAGGTTGTTGCCCGCTCATTAAGAGATGCTGGCTATGAAGTTATTTACACAGGTCTTCGTCAGACACCTGAAGCAATTGTTGCAACAGCTGTTCAGGAAGATGTTGATGCTATCGGCTTATCTATCCTTTCAGGTGCTCATAACACAGTATTTCCTAGAATTATTGAGCTTTTAAAAGAGAAAGATGCATCTGATATAGTGGTATTTGGTGGTGGAGTTATACCAGAAACTGATATTCCAGGTCTTTTAGAAGCTGGTGTTGCTCATATTTTTACACCGGGCACTCCAACTGATGAAACAGTTAAATTTTTAGAAGAAAATGTTAAACCAAAAAGCATAGCATAA
- a CDS encoding sugar 3,4-ketoisomerase yields the protein MDNCRLIELTSHGDNRGSLIALEKEHDVPFDIKRVFYIYDTKRGTPRGQHANKKSEQMLICVSGSCRVKVDNGKGMQEVYELNTPEQALYTGTMLWREMYDFSGGCVLMVIASEYYNPEEYIRDYDKYIELVNGGGDIGKCIFILLLMLKVKI from the coding sequence ATGGATAACTGTAGATTAATTGAGCTAACATCTCATGGAGATAACAGGGGAAGTTTAATAGCTCTTGAAAAAGAACATGATGTGCCTTTTGATATAAAAAGAGTATTTTATATTTATGATACTAAAAGAGGAACACCAAGAGGTCAGCATGCAAATAAAAAATCAGAGCAGATGCTTATATGTGTAAGTGGTTCATGTAGAGTTAAAGTGGATAACGGTAAAGGTATGCAGGAAGTTTATGAATTAAATACACCAGAACAGGCTCTTTATACTGGCACTATGCTTTGGCGGGAAATGTATGATTTTTCTGGAGGCTGTGTTTTAATGGTAATAGCAAGTGAATATTATAATCCAGAAGAATATATCAGGGATTATGATAAATATATAGAATTAGTAAATGGGGGGGGGGATATAGGTAAATGTATATTCATCCTCTTGCTGATGTTAAAAGTAAAAATATAG
- a CDS encoding alginate O-acetyltransferase AlgX-related protein, which produces MKKISLLLIICFIINIITVFSLNKDLNRLVIICVSVLIYAALYIILLKIHKKTNQINNIIFFTFLIIITAQGIISFNYKNTVSSGENRVLALLPSVNPFHENFAKKMDTYINDRIGLRGEAIKIYSSIPYMNDYNIQNKVLKGVDGWLYLNDGNNYLYYQGVKKYNKEKLEVVRNSIEKNIEFCEKNNISLITIIPPDKATIYPEYYNKYIKKLSGKENYIILKEYIEKTFKDKKIIVPYNELTKAKENLLYFVKDSHWNSYGAYTAYKLLESSIKEIYPSYKTIDADEIIKCDRSDYTHNDLEKMLGIINITSNTVQDICPKEKGILDLRYENAHQTIWWKKSYGSKEAPKILLIHDSFMVELAPFIEKGASQIGSIWTYGNDFNSLSDIILSFKPDLIIWERVERLWFE; this is translated from the coding sequence ATGAAGAAGATAAGTTTATTGTTAATAATATGTTTTATAATAAATATTATAACTGTTTTTTCGCTGAATAAAGATTTAAACAGATTAGTCATAATATGTGTTTCTGTTTTAATTTATGCTGCTCTTTATATAATTCTTTTAAAAATACATAAAAAAACAAATCAAATTAATAATATTATTTTTTTTACTTTCCTAATTATAATAACTGCACAAGGCATTATTTCTTTTAATTATAAAAACACAGTAAGCAGTGGTGAAAACAGGGTGCTGGCATTACTGCCGTCAGTGAACCCGTTTCATGAAAATTTTGCAAAAAAAATGGATACATATATTAATGACAGGATAGGGCTGCGGGGTGAAGCGATAAAAATATACAGTTCAATTCCATATATGAATGATTATAATATCCAGAATAAAGTGCTGAAAGGTGTAGATGGCTGGCTGTATTTAAATGATGGTAATAATTATTTATACTATCAGGGAGTAAAAAAATATAATAAAGAAAAATTAGAAGTGGTAAGAAATAGTATAGAAAAAAATATAGAGTTTTGCGAAAAAAATAATATTTCATTAATCACGATTATTCCGCCTGATAAAGCAACTATTTATCCAGAATACTATAACAAATATATTAAAAAACTTTCAGGTAAAGAAAATTATATAATATTAAAAGAATATATTGAAAAAACATTTAAAGATAAAAAAATCATTGTGCCATATAATGAATTAACCAAAGCAAAAGAAAATTTATTATATTTTGTAAAAGATTCTCACTGGAATTCTTATGGTGCTTATACTGCATATAAGCTGTTAGAAAGCAGCATAAAAGAGATTTATCCATCATATAAAACAATAGATGCAGATGAAATTATTAAGTGTGATAGAAGCGATTATACTCATAATGATTTAGAAAAAATGCTTGGCATTATAAATATAACATCAAATACAGTGCAGGATATATGTCCAAAAGAAAAGGGCATATTAGATCTTAGGTATGAAAATGCACATCAAACAATATGGTGGAAAAAATCATATGGCAGTAAGGAAGCTCCAAAAATACTTTTAATTCATGATTCTTTTATGGTAGAGCTTGCACCATTTATAGAAAAAGGTGCATCACAAATAGGCAGTATATGGACTTATGGTAATGATTTTAACAGTCTGTCAGATATTATTCTTTCTTTTAAACCAGATTTAATAATATGGGAGCGTGTTGAGCGGCTTTGGTTTGAATAA
- a CDS encoding N-acetyltransferase: MYIHPLADVKSKNIGKNTKIWQFCIVFENAVIGENCNICAHVLIENDVVIGDNVTVKSGVQLWDGICIEDNVFIGPNVTFTNDLYPRSKKYPEKFLQTVVKKGASIGANATILPGIIIGENAMIAAGSIVTKDVPSDTLYKTNITVETRSLI; encoded by the coding sequence ATGTATATTCATCCTCTTGCTGATGTTAAAAGTAAAAATATAGGAAAAAATACAAAAATATGGCAGTTTTGCATTGTATTTGAAAATGCTGTAATTGGTGAAAACTGTAATATTTGTGCCCATGTTTTAATAGAAAATGATGTAGTTATAGGTGATAATGTTACAGTGAAAAGCGGAGTTCAGCTTTGGGATGGTATCTGTATAGAAGATAATGTTTTCATAGGTCCAAATGTAACATTTACAAATGATTTATATCCCCGTTCAAAAAAATATCCTGAAAAATTTTTGCAGACAGTAGTAAAAAAAGGTGCATCAATTGGAGCAAATGCAACAATTCTTCCGGGGATAATAATTGGCGAAAATGCTATGATAGCAGCAGGAAGCATTGTTACAAAAGATGTGCCGTCTGATACTTTATATAAAACAAACATAACTGTTGAAACTAGGAGCCTGATATGA
- a CDS encoding MBOAT family O-acyltransferase — translation MVFSSFTFLIFFLPFTLIVLYSIPHKYRNTFLLIMSLIFYMWSSPQYLLVMIGVIIINYFVGIYIDKYDKTGGGRSAILKKKTLIIGIAVNVLVLFIFKYLSFTINSISEALQVFGFNGWIFKNIVLPVGISFYIFQSISYLVDIYRKEAPVQKSIKNLALYISMFPQLVAGPIVRYNSIAQDIEKQRNISFEVFILGLKIFITGLAKKVLIANQMAVIADTMFSQDASYLTAVNAWIGALAYTCQIYFDFSGYSDMAIGLGLMIGFRFPINFNYPYISYSITDFWRRWHISLSSWFKDYLYIPLGGNRVKVSRMYLNLLIVFIITGIWHGANWTFLVWGLFHGFFLIFEKITGLNKQEKYKPIRWLLTMLIVITAWVFFRADTIYDALQYIKAMFGLNSNAQELISSQLYLSNPLFYIIMAAGIVGSTPLVKKYFMQNIDISKPLNVSKRVLYIQNAVMVVLLAAVYIMLANNTYNPFIYFRF, via the coding sequence ATGGTATTCAGCTCTTTTACATTCCTGATATTTTTTCTTCCATTTACACTTATTGTTTTATATTCAATACCACACAAGTATAGAAATACATTTCTACTAATTATGAGCTTAATATTTTATATGTGGAGCAGCCCTCAATATCTGCTTGTTATGATTGGTGTTATAATCATTAATTATTTCGTAGGCATATATATAGATAAGTATGATAAGACTGGGGGGGGGCGAAGTGCCATATTAAAGAAAAAGACATTAATCATTGGAATAGCAGTAAATGTATTAGTGCTTTTTATCTTTAAATATTTATCATTTACAATTAACAGCATAAGTGAAGCATTACAGGTCTTTGGATTTAATGGCTGGATATTTAAAAACATAGTGCTTCCTGTCGGTATATCTTTTTATATTTTCCAAAGTATATCTTATCTTGTAGATATTTACAGGAAAGAAGCACCAGTTCAAAAAAGCATAAAAAATTTAGCTCTATATATATCAATGTTTCCACAGCTTGTGGCAGGTCCTATTGTCAGGTATAACTCAATAGCACAAGATATTGAAAAGCAGAGAAATATATCCTTTGAAGTTTTTATACTTGGGCTTAAAATCTTTATAACAGGGCTTGCAAAAAAAGTATTAATAGCAAACCAAATGGCAGTAATTGCAGACACTATGTTTAGTCAGGATGCATCATATTTAACAGCTGTTAATGCATGGATTGGTGCGCTTGCATATACATGCCAGATTTATTTTGATTTTAGCGGGTATTCTGATATGGCAATAGGTCTTGGATTAATGATAGGTTTCAGATTTCCTATTAACTTTAACTATCCATATATTTCATACAGTATAACAGATTTCTGGCGTAGATGGCATATTTCCCTTTCAAGCTGGTTTAAAGATTATTTATATATCCCGCTTGGCGGAAACAGAGTAAAAGTTTCAAGAATGTATCTTAATTTGCTTATTGTGTTTATAATCACAGGTATATGGCATGGAGCGAACTGGACATTTTTAGTATGGGGATTGTTTCACGGTTTCTTTTTAATTTTTGAAAAAATAACAGGCTTAAATAAACAAGAAAAATATAAACCAATTCGCTGGCTATTAACAATGTTGATAGTAATCACTGCATGGGTATTTTTCAGAGCAGATACTATATATGATGCTTTACAGTATATTAAAGCTATGTTTGGCTTAAACAGTAATGCACAAGAGCTTATTTCAAGCCAGTTATATTTAAGCAACCCTTTGTTTTACATCATTATGGCAGCAGGTATCGTTGGCTCAACTCCACTTGTAAAAAAATATTTTATGCAAAATATTGATATATCTAAGCCGTTAAATGTATCTAAAAGAGTTTTATATATACAGAATGCTGTTATGGTAGTTCTTTTAGCAGCTGTTTATATTATGCTTGCAAATAATACATATAATCCGTTTATATATTTCAGGTTTTAG
- a CDS encoding glycosyltransferase family 2 protein — MKISVIMLTYNHGKYIEKAVQSVCAQQGDFQLEIIIGDDCSTDNTAEVIDELAAKHKEIKIFRPEKNIGMHANLKKCLSLAEGDYISMCEGDDWYISPYKLQMQMEFLEKNKDCVMCSHSYIEYNQKEDKYSTINYQQDYNGGGIYCFEQLVTEYKWTNFTTYMYRKEVINKLPEFIWELNGADYSFNMHCAVYGNLGIIKEPLSVYRAGIGQWSSLSLIKQQQDTLDFAYISKEHFHKYYNGKYDDIFDKRIEKSIKNLKRVKAKAFKNKIRRFFKIKEK; from the coding sequence ATGAAAATATCTGTAATAATGTTAACATACAACCATGGAAAATATATTGAAAAAGCAGTCCAAAGTGTATGTGCTCAGCAGGGCGATTTTCAGCTTGAAATTATAATTGGAGATGACTGTTCAACAGATAATACAGCAGAAGTCATAGATGAACTTGCAGCAAAACATAAAGAAATAAAAATATTCAGACCAGAAAAAAATATAGGAATGCATGCAAATTTGAAAAAATGCTTATCACTTGCAGAAGGTGACTATATATCCATGTGTGAGGGCGATGACTGGTATATAAGCCCATATAAACTGCAAATGCAGATGGAATTTCTTGAAAAAAATAAAGACTGTGTTATGTGCAGCCACAGTTATATAGAATATAATCAAAAAGAAGATAAATACAGCACAATCAACTATCAGCAGGATTACAATGGGGGGGGGATTTACTGTTTTGAACAGCTTGTAACAGAATACAAGTGGACAAATTTTACAACATATATGTATAGAAAAGAAGTTATAAATAAACTGCCTGAATTTATCTGGGAATTAAATGGTGCAGATTACAGTTTTAATATGCACTGTGCTGTTTATGGAAACCTTGGTATAATAAAAGAGCCATTAAGTGTATACAGAGCAGGTATAGGGCAGTGGTCAAGTTTATCTCTTATAAAACAGCAGCAGGACACTCTGGATTTTGCTTATATTTCCAAAGAGCATTTTCATAAATATTATAACGGAAAATATGATGACATATTTGATAAAAGAATTGAAAAATCAATTAAAAATTTAAAACGAGTTAAAGCAAAAGCATTTAAAAATAAAATAAGAAGATTTTTTAAAATAAAAGAAAAATAA